The proteins below come from a single Aegilops tauschii subsp. strangulata cultivar AL8/78 chromosome 6, Aet v6.0, whole genome shotgun sequence genomic window:
- the LOC120966211 gene encoding uncharacterized protein isoform X2, whose protein sequence is MSDEADTSNDGDMGNDMHDFHDGANGADELMGNEYLESEESQDSHGFAGTSKTSKHNNATELVDENLENEEVRGNHDLTATSKTRPQTGEKRRVRGKNKCKEVADLMESQKIKVRFYNNRALSKSFARHLGRIVRNPRITPMRVKEWSNITDAARKHIFDAIKDKFENIDDNIAIDVYKDEILDHVKKLWINWRGDLHRHFVKPNKTMQEAMKKVPKDIPKDDWEWLVKEHFSAGSF, encoded by the exons ATGAGTGATGAAGCTGATACCAGCAATGATGGTGACATGGGAAATGATATGCATGATTTTCATG ATGGTGCAAATGGTGCAGATGAATTAATGGGTAATGAATATCTGGAAAGTGAAGAATCCCAGGATAGCCATGGCTTTGCAGGTACCTCAAAGACCAGTAAGCACAACAATGCAACTGAATTAGTTGATGAAAATCTGGAAAATGAAGAAGTGCGGGGTAACCATGACCTTACAGCTACGTCCAAGACTA GACCTCAAACAGGTGAAAAGCGCAGGGTCCGTGggaaaaataaatgcaaggaagtAGCTGATCTCATGGAGTCCCAAAAAATTAAAGTCCGGTTTTACAATAACCGTGCACTTTCCAAAAGTTTTGCACGACACTTGGGTAGAATTGTCCGTAATCCTAGAATTACCCCGATGAGGGTAAAGGAATGGTCCAATATTACTGATGCAGCTCGGAAACATATATTTGATGCAATTAAG GACAAGTTCGAAAATATTGACGACAACATTGCAATAGATGTGTACAAAGATGAGATATTAGACCATGTCAAGAAACTTTGGATCAACTGGCGTGGAGACTTGCACCGGCATTTTGTGAAACCCAACAAGACTATGCAGGAGGCTATGAAAAAGGTACCTAAAGATATTCCAAAGGATGACTGGGAATGGCTTGTCAAGGAGCATTTTTCAGCAGGGAGTTTCTG A
- the LOC120966211 gene encoding uncharacterized protein isoform X1 gives MQAQIPVTLCKLEKEFPPSFFDIMMHLPVHLDNEALVGGPTIYRWMYLFERQIKCLKSLVRNLARPEASIAEGYIAKEFITLCSRYLDDVETKHNRPGRINDAPGDDNYYLSIFNPYGRPSDGRKPRDLNLLEAEQAHIYVLRNCDEVQPYISEYSSSQDGCSLQSFTTTWNQKFNQWFKEKVASLHKHDKSELTEDLLALSRGPLENVTCFTGYDMNGFRYRVQSRDRHLCTQNSGVVVLSEQGDNGNTVEYYGILTEIVELQYLGGRHVTLFRCNWIVVFDKEHGMKKHNKHGIVSLNLQHLLLTDEPFVLASQVSQVFFVKDNLIKGWHAVVKNPSRHAYSVPHGQSDDEASEAKPDNGDEDDLLQNSTSTSRRKRTT, from the exons ATGCAGGCCCAAATACCTGTGACACTATGTAAGCTTGAAAAGGAATTCCCACCATCCTTTTTTGATATCATGATGCATCTGCCTGTTCATTTGGATAATGAGGCTCTTGTTGGTGGACCTACAATATATCGGTGGATGTATCTCTTTGAGAGACAAATAAAGTGTCTGAAATCGCTAGTGCGAAATTTGGCACGACCTGAGGCTTCCATTGCAGAGGGATACATTGCAAAAGAGTTCATTACATTGTGCTCTAGGTATTTGGATGATGTCGAGACAAAGCATAACCGACCAGGCAGAATCAATGATGCACCAGGGGATGACAACTATTATTTGTCAATATTCAATCCGTATGGAAGGCCATCCGATGGTCGTAAACCTAGAGATCTTAATCTTCTTGAAGCAGAGCAAGCTCATATTTATGTTTTGAGAAATTGTGATGAAGTTCAACCATATATCAG TGAGTACTCCAGTAGTCAAGATGGATGTTCACTGCAATCATTTACCACCACGTGGAACCAGAAGTTCAATCAGTGGTTCAAAGAGAAG GTAGCCAGCTTGCACAAACATGATAAGAGTGAGCTCACCGAAGACCTTTTGGCACTATCACGTGGTCCATTGGAAAATGTAACATGTTTTACTGGCTATGACATGAATGGATTCAGATATCGTGTTCAAAGTCGAGATAGACACCTCTGCACACAGAACAGTGGGGTGGTTGTACTTTCAGAACAAGGGGATAATGGTAATACAGTAGAATATTATGGCATATTGACAGAGATAGTCGAACTGCAATACTTAGGTGGAAGGCATGTGACATTATTCCGTTGCAACTGGATTGTCGTATTTGACAAAGAGCATGGGATGAAGAAACACAACAAGCATGGAATCGTTAGTCTTAACCTGCAGCATTTGCTTCTGACAGATGAGCCTTTCGTTCTAGCTAGCCAAGTCTCTCAAGTATTTTTTGTCAAGGACAATCTTATAAAAGGATGGCACGCAGTCGTGAAAAATCCATCACGTCATGCTTATAGTGTACCACATGGACAGTCTGATGATGAAGCCTCTGAAGCTAAACCTGACAATGGCGATGAAGACGACTTGCTTCAAAATTCGACATCAACATCACGTAGAAAGAGAACAACATGA